Proteins encoded together in one Balearica regulorum gibbericeps isolate bBalReg1 chromosome 3, bBalReg1.pri, whole genome shotgun sequence window:
- the COX20 gene encoding cytochrome c oxidase assembly protein COX20, mitochondrial produces MAGEGDSEPRKSFKLLGFLDVKSVPCARESVLYGSLGSLVVGLGHFLATSRVRRSCDFAVGGFICTMLGYWFYCRYNLAQHRIRQRMLKEGMRNKILFEGSSLDPERKQTSSERSDS; encoded by the exons ATGGCGGGCGAGGGCGACTCTGAGCCGAGGAAG tccTTTAAACTCCTAGGATTTCTTGATGTTAAAAGTGTCCCATGTGCACGAGAATCAGTGCTCTATGGCTCCCTGGGATCTTTAGTTGTGGGTCTTGGACATTTTTTAGCAACTA gtagAGTTAGAAGATCTTGTGACTTTGCAGTTGGTGGCTTTATTTGCACAATGTTAGGATACTG GTTTTACTGCAGGTACAATTTGGCCCAACACAGGATCCGGCAAAGAATGCTTAAAgaaggaatgagaaacaaaattttatttgaaggCAGTTCTCTTgatccagaaagaaaacaaaccagcagtGAAAGAAGCGATTCATAG